A genomic stretch from Sinorhizobium terangae includes:
- a CDS encoding NUDIX hydrolase has product MALPGIDFPGVGCGLAIVRQGKILLCRRLKAPEAGHWNIVGGKVDHMERAEDAARREAEEESGLSIHSTRFLCISEQVIEADQQHWISLIYVTDDFSGEPRLTEPDKLSAIGWFDLSALPQPLSRFAADAVRALG; this is encoded by the coding sequence ATGGCTCTTCCCGGCATCGATTTCCCCGGTGTTGGCTGCGGCCTCGCCATCGTGCGCCAAGGCAAGATCCTGCTTTGCCGGCGCCTCAAGGCACCAGAGGCGGGTCACTGGAACATCGTCGGGGGCAAGGTCGACCATATGGAGCGCGCTGAGGATGCGGCGCGGCGGGAGGCGGAAGAGGAAAGCGGACTTTCCATCCATTCGACCCGCTTTCTCTGCATCAGCGAGCAGGTGATCGAGGCCGACCAGCAGCACTGGATCTCGCTCATCTACGTGACGGACGATTTTTCAGGCGAGCCGCGTCTCACCGAACCTGACAAGCTCTCCGCCATCGGCTGGTTCGATCTTTCCGCCCTGCCCCAGCCGCTGTCGCGATTCGCCGCCGATGCCGTTCGGGCTCTTGGCTAA
- a CDS encoding DEAD/DEAH box helicase: MTNFADLGLSQKVLSAVTDAGYATPTPIQAGAIPPALQRRDILGIAQTGTGKTASFVLPMLTLLEKGRARARMPRTLILEPTRELAAQVAENFDKYGKNHKLNIALLIGGVSFDEQDRKLERGADVLICTPGRLLDHFERGKLLMSGVEILVIDEADRMLDMGFIPDIERIAKLIPFTRQTLFFSATMPPEIQKLADRFLQNPERVEVARPASTANTVTQRFVASHAKDYEKRAVLRDLIRAQDELKNAIIFCNRKKDVADLFRSLDRHGFSVGALHGDMDQRSRMTMLANFKDGNIKLLVASDVAARGLDIPDVSHVFNFDVPIHAEDYVHRIGRTGRAGRSGASFTLVTRRDTKFADAIEKLIGQKVEWLNGDLSELPEPMESHDAGRKDRGRDRHKDRKKDVERSGKGRSDHRSDAAYADSAAELEPVAERAGAVKPERNADNGRGHASRNDRPGRAQNAANDDNRDRRNRHRRDHDDGPTPVGFGDEIPAFMLIAGKA, encoded by the coding sequence TTGACAAATTTTGCTGACCTTGGCCTGAGCCAAAAAGTTCTCTCCGCCGTTACCGACGCGGGCTATGCTACTCCTACACCGATCCAGGCTGGGGCCATCCCTCCGGCGCTGCAGCGCCGCGACATCTTGGGCATTGCACAGACCGGAACCGGCAAGACGGCGTCCTTCGTTCTGCCGATGCTGACGCTGCTGGAAAAGGGTCGCGCCCGCGCCCGGATGCCGCGCACGCTGATCCTCGAGCCGACGCGTGAACTTGCCGCACAGGTCGCGGAAAACTTCGACAAGTACGGCAAGAACCACAAGCTCAACATCGCGCTTTTGATCGGTGGCGTTTCCTTCGACGAACAGGACCGCAAGCTCGAACGTGGAGCCGATGTGCTGATCTGCACCCCCGGCCGTCTGCTCGACCATTTCGAGCGTGGCAAGCTTTTGATGTCAGGCGTTGAGATCCTCGTCATTGATGAAGCAGACCGCATGCTCGACATGGGTTTCATCCCGGACATCGAACGCATCGCGAAGCTCATTCCCTTCACGCGCCAGACGCTGTTCTTCTCGGCGACGATGCCGCCGGAAATCCAGAAGCTTGCCGACCGATTCCTGCAGAATCCGGAGCGTGTGGAGGTCGCCCGTCCCGCCTCCACCGCGAACACCGTGACGCAGCGGTTCGTTGCCTCACATGCCAAGGACTATGAGAAACGCGCCGTCCTGCGCGACCTGATCCGTGCCCAGGACGAATTGAAGAACGCAATCATCTTCTGCAACCGCAAGAAGGATGTCGCCGATCTCTTCCGTTCGCTCGATCGCCACGGCTTCTCCGTCGGCGCACTGCATGGCGACATGGACCAGCGCTCGCGCATGACGATGCTCGCCAATTTCAAGGACGGCAATATCAAGCTGCTCGTTGCTTCGGATGTCGCGGCGCGCGGCCTGGATATTCCGGACGTCAGCCATGTTTTCAATTTCGACGTCCCGATTCACGCGGAAGATTATGTTCACCGCATCGGCCGCACCGGACGAGCGGGACGTTCCGGCGCCTCCTTCACGCTTGTCACGAGGCGCGACACGAAGTTCGCCGACGCCATCGAGAAGCTGATCGGCCAGAAGGTCGAGTGGCTGAACGGTGACCTTTCCGAGCTCCCGGAGCCGATGGAAAGCCACGATGCCGGCCGCAAGGATCGTGGCCGCGATCGCCACAAGGATCGCAAAAAAGATGTGGAACGTTCCGGCAAGGGGCGTTCCGATCATAGATCTGATGCTGCTTATGCGGATAGTGCGGCTGAACTCGAACCAGTCGCGGAAAGGGCGGGCGCGGTGAAACCGGAACGCAATGCAGACAACGGGCGTGGCCATGCCAGCCGCAACGATCGGCCGGGCCGTGCGCAGAATGCCGCCAATGATGACAATCGCGACCGCCGCAACCGGCATCGTCGCGATCATGACGACGGTCCGACGCCTGTCGGTTTCGGCGACGAGATCCCCGCCTTCATGCTGATCGCCGGCAAGGCTTGA
- a CDS encoding TfoX/Sxy family protein, with protein MDNAAIEEMFETLGPVTIRRMFGGKGIYFEGVIFALEVDGEILLKGDTESAPEYEQAGCRQWAYEGKGKPVKMPYWSIPDPALDDPDEMARWVRIAYTAALRTRK; from the coding sequence ATGGACAATGCCGCGATCGAGGAAATGTTCGAAACGCTGGGACCGGTGACGATCCGCCGCATGTTCGGCGGCAAAGGCATCTATTTCGAAGGCGTGATCTTCGCGCTCGAGGTCGACGGCGAAATCCTACTCAAAGGCGACACCGAATCGGCTCCGGAATACGAGCAGGCAGGTTGCCGCCAATGGGCCTATGAGGGGAAAGGCAAGCCGGTGAAGATGCCCTACTGGAGCATTCCTGATCCGGCGCTCGACGATCCGGACGAGATGGCCCGCTGGGTGAGGATTGCCTATACGGCAGCGCTCAGAACGAGAAAATAG